A portion of the Clupea harengus chromosome 18, Ch_v2.0.2, whole genome shotgun sequence genome contains these proteins:
- the LOC122133707 gene encoding uncharacterized protein LOC122133707, which produces MASKLKPDDVSDISQFSFGSRGMIEGLIGGCLKSRESVGIDVGASPVLPAGNRDLRLEQDSTESPRQMSRDMPHYSTPFDENATLHQLTDMISLLGSQIGESITASLVSNGVIGGVVQGNTPMRHAGDTQSSLHNTQNTQPSGSASTLSENTQVNVVVRSDKEPVIFRGDNTDKYSVKEWVELMKAYIKKQNFDVSSQVEAVMGRLMGKARDVVRVGLRSDPSLQSSCTPEVMYGMLTQYFSNTSSSMPLQDFYSTLPNQRENPVDYWLRLNKAADVAEEGLKRQGRHTENMGGEIAKMFVNHCPDLEFASVFKHKQIREWSTKKVQERIDEYQREQVSSVKVHVLKTHAAALICHESRMESRNTSDMETSCPNVFSPPAISSVGVLSLSPSSVLSQNQQHSLSPISQSQQSYVPPLPQHRQQQTLSSLPQYQRASPSFAPQGQLPLNQQPGNDAMLGEMKRAAV; this is translated from the coding sequence ATGGCTAGTAAGTTAAAGCcagatgatgtgtctgacatTAGCCAGTTCTCTTTCGGGAGTAGAGGTATGATAGAGGGTCTGATAGGAGGTTGTTTAAAGTCGAGGGAGTCTGTTGGGATAGATGTGGGTGCTTCTCCTGTGTTGCCTGCAGGAAATAGGGATTTAAGGTTGGAACAGGACTCAACGGAATCGCCTAGGCAGATGTCACGAGATATGCCACATTATTCAACTCCTTTTGATGAAAATGCCACATTGCATCAGTTAACTGATATGATCTCACTTTTAGGCTCACAGATAGGCGAGTCTATCACAGCCTCTCTTGTTTCTAATGGCGTCATTGGTGGGGTTGTTCAGGGTAATACACCTATGCGCCATGCAGGTGATACACAGTCCAGTCTACACAACACCCAGAACACCCAGCCAAGTGGTAGTGCAAGTACACTTAGTGAGAACACACAAGTTAATGTTGTTGTACGGTCTGACAAGGAGCCTGTGATTTTCAGGGGTGATAATACAGACAAATACTCAGTGAAGGAATGGGTTGAGTTAATGAAAGCATACATCAAGAAACAGAACTTTGACGTTTCATCACAGGTGGAGGCTGTAATGGGGAGGTTGATGGGGAAAGCCAGGGATGTAGTTAGGGTAGGCCTGAGGAGCGACCCCTCACTTCAGTCTTCATGCACACCAGAGGTCATGTATGGCATGCTGACACAGTATTTCAGTAACACATCCTCAAGCATGCCCCTCCAAGATTTTTACTCAACTCTGCCCAACCAGAGAGAGAATCCCGTTGATTATTGGCTACGCCTTAACAAGGCTGCCGATGTAGCTGAAGAGGGTCTGAAGCGtcagggcagacacacagagaatatGGGAGGCGAGATTGCCAAGATGTTTGTGAACCACTGCCCAGATCTAGAGTTTGCGTCTGTGTTCAAACATAAGCAGATACGTGAATGGTCAACAAAGAAAGTGCAGGAGAGAATAGATGAGTATCAGCGTGAGCAGGTGTCCTCGGTGAAAGTGCACGTGCTTAAGACTCATGCAGCTGCACTGATTTGCCACGAATCACGCATGGAGTCCCGCAACACTTCTGACATGGAAACGTCCTGTCCTaatgtcttctctcctccagctaTCTCTTCAGTGGGtgtactatctctctctccctcatctgtcCTGTCACAGAACCagcagcattctctctctcctatctctcagaGCCAGCAGTCATATGTGCCGCCCCTGCCACAGCATCGGCAACAACAAACTCTCTCTTCACTGCCACAGTATCAGAGGGCGTCCCCATCCTTTGCACCTCAGGGCCAGTTGCCGCTGAATCAACAGCCAGGCAATGACGCTATGCTTGGCGAGATGAAGAGAGCTGCTGTCTAA